The window GCGGCCTCGCCGCCTTCTACGAGGAGGTGCTGGGCTTCGAGCGCGTCCCGTCCCCGGCCTACTCCGGCTTCCAGGTCGCCTGGCTCCGCCTCCCGGGCTCCCCCGACGTCGCGCTCCACATCATCGAGCGGGAcccggccgtcgccgccgccgccccgggggCCGCGCAGGGGGGCGCCACGCCCGCGCAGCTGCCCAGGCGGCACCACCTGGCCTTCTCCGTGGCCGACTTCGACGGGTTCCTCACCGTGCTCAGGACCCGCGGCACCGAGCTGTTCGAGAAGTCCCAGCCCGACGGCCGCACGCGCCAGGTCTTCTTCTTGGACCCCGACGGTGAGTGAGGGACCCCTACCTTCTCCGATGCTTGCTAAATTCAACTTTTCTAGTATCTCGACGACGTCTCTGTTGCTTGATCTATGCTTGCTCACTGTGCCATTTGCGTAATGTGTCTAATTGACGAAATTCTGAGAGAGATTCTTTAGTAGTAGAACTGCAAAACAGTCTGCAATTTAGGAGTGGCTTGAAACGGGAGGGTTATTCAGGTTGAATGATGGAGGAATGCCAGCCTGAACCTTGTTTGCTTCATCACAATCCATCACCTGTGCTGTTTGTGAACTTGCAGTGTCCTTGCGGTGATCTTCTTCAGGCAAATATAAGAGCTGTTGGGTTTATGCATGTTTATGTCCTTAGGATAACTTATGATAGGCAGTACTAGTGATGTTGGCTTATCATGTCAAGTTCTTGAAACGGGGCTAGTTCAGATATGTTTCTTATATACTGCTATTCAGTATGTGTGTTGCATGCTTGATTATGACCAGATCGGTCAGTTTGTAGTGCGATACTTGTTTGGTAAATGCTTTTGTTTCACTTTTCTAGTTGGGTTATGCTAAGCCGtcctccaaaaagaaaaaaaaaagaaggttATCCTCTAATAGGGCTCTGAAAACGAGTTTTACGCTATCGGTTCCAGCCAATTGATAGGAACTACATATCTTTACCATAAATACATGGCAAGCCATCCTTTAGGTTGATGATACATCTTAGCCAGAGGCAGACTGTATTTGCTTGTTCGTAAGTAGTGCTGCAATTGTATGTTTCCAACAGGAGACTGAAAATGGTAATTCGTTGTCCATAACTTTTTTTTTTGACTGGATTCGTTGTCCATAACTAGCTAGGGATTACTTTATCATGTGTTTAGGCTGCAGAGATAAAGTTGTGTGTTCTGGTTAGCAAAGCTGATTACGAGCCGACTGTCTGATACCTTTAAGCTTTCCAAACCTATGGGCTGTATATAATGGATTCTATCGATTGCTTTGCATATCGGACCATTCTCCGTAGTATCTAGTATGCCTAGATTTCCTTTTCCTTTTAACTTGGGACTGGTCTGTGAATCTTGTCGTACGCACTATCAAGTGTAATTGTAATACAAAACGAAAGATGGCATCTGTCATGACTAATACCACGCTTTTAGATGCCAAATCCGAAGTTTATGAATTGTTACTCAGTCTGCAGTGAATTTCCTGTGTACTAGTAACGCTTTGTAATTCTGATATCTGAAACAAGAATTGTGAATTGACAAATGGACTGCATTTTCATCTGTCTTTTCATGCTCGCTGCGTATAATCTGTACTGCAGTCCATTCCAACAACATCCACACCTCAACCATCATTGACAGCTTGGTTCTGCCTCTACCGCAGGCAATGGTCTAGAAGTCACAAGCTCGAGCCCAGGCGATAAGTAACCTGCTGGGAGCAGGAAACACCTTCTACTTCTGCGACA is drawn from Triticum dicoccoides isolate Atlit2015 ecotype Zavitan chromosome 4A, WEW_v2.0, whole genome shotgun sequence and contains these coding sequences:
- the LOC119287134 gene encoding glutathione transferase FosA-like; translation: MATLQLNHIARETGDVRGLAAFYEEVLGFERVPSPAYSGFQVAWLRLPGSPDVALHIIERDPAVAAAAPGAAQGGATPAQLPRRHHLAFSVADFDGFLTVLRTRGTELFEKSQPDGRTRQVFFLDPDGNGLEVTSSSPGDK